A window of Infirmifilum lucidum contains these coding sequences:
- a CDS encoding H/ACA ribonucleoprotein complex subunit GAR1, giving the protein MRPIGKVRLFTRNKNLLVEAGEVPEIGEKVYDEKMAVVGYVYDVIGPVSAPFVLVKVDESRWKPEAFIGKILYWKGSPRRNGKKKRGVKTHVGR; this is encoded by the coding sequence ATGCGACCAATCGGTAAGGTAAGGCTCTTCACGCGAAACAAGAATCTCTTGGTTGAAGCCGGAGAAGTTCCCGAAATTGGTGAAAAAGTATACGACGAGAAAATGGCCGTGGTAGGCTATGTCTACGACGTTATAGGACCAGTTAGCGCTCCATTTGTTCTCGTCAAGGTCGACGAGAGCCGCTGGAAGCCTGAGGCCTTTATAGGCAAAATCCTCTACTGGAAGGGGAGCCCCCGACGCAATGGTAAGAAGAAGAGAGGCGTAAAAACACATGTCGGAAGGTAA
- a CDS encoding transcription initiation factor IIB family protein, whose amino-acid sequence MSEGKCPNCGSTVPPMLNIETGEYFCPVCGYVYGPIAEPLKPRSQEEYRKKIHSERMPKNPDTTPKLVIRKHLAGSRKLLQESSKTGKYETYLLQVQREFNIPGYVIAEVKSEFEKIRKAGGLKGRSHRLVIATLLFHVSKRYPNVNFTREQLEKIAGVGIRQVYRTYRVLVKEGYIEATNTGVVRKPSQYLPSILSRLKLEIQGRIGERDHLFSSMPEHLLVKSADAFASLLQGTRPIGVAGATVYLFTKLLGYRLNQDFVAKVAGVSPLTIRRILKQITRETDLTIEI is encoded by the coding sequence ATGTCGGAAGGTAAGTGCCCGAACTGTGGGTCAACAGTCCCTCCCATGCTTAACATAGAGACAGGCGAGTACTTCTGCCCTGTTTGCGGCTATGTGTATGGGCCAATAGCTGAGCCTCTAAAGCCGAGGTCTCAGGAAGAGTACCGCAAGAAGATACACAGCGAGAGAATGCCCAAGAACCCTGATACGACACCAAAGTTGGTTATTCGCAAACACCTCGCTGGGAGCAGGAAGCTGTTGCAAGAGTCCAGCAAAACTGGGAAGTATGAGACCTACCTGTTGCAGGTTCAAAGAGAGTTCAACATACCAGGCTATGTTATAGCAGAAGTGAAGAGTGAGTTTGAAAAAATTAGGAAAGCCGGGGGGTTGAAGGGTAGGAGCCATAGGCTAGTAATTGCAACGCTTCTCTTCCACGTATCGAAGAGATACCCTAATGTTAACTTTACTAGGGAGCAGCTGGAAAAAATAGCTGGCGTAGGCATCAGGCAGGTTTACCGCACATACCGTGTGCTTGTTAAGGAAGGCTATATTGAGGCTACTAACACAGGTGTTGTGCGGAAACCAAGCCAGTACTTACCGTCTATTCTCAGCCGCTTGAAGTTGGAGATCCAAGGTAGGATCGGAGAAAGGGATCATCTGTTCAGTAGCATGCCAGAACACTTACTAGTCAAGTCCGCTGATGCTTTTGCGTCATTGCTTCAGGGGACTAGACCCATAGGAGTTGCCGGTGCTACAGTATATCTCTTTACTAAACTGCTAGGCTATAGACTTAATCAAGATTTTGTTGCAAAAGTAGCCGGTGTATCTCCATTAACCATACGGAGGATTCTGAAGCAAATTACAAGAGAGACTGACTTGACTATCGAAATATAG
- a CDS encoding coiled-coil protein, translating into MAVINEDVQTLRQQFHDLRNRLRELTEKISEVRSNRDVANSEVKKLSAEIRALREQLLQIRQQISQLAEKKKELYDKLVAKREERRKLIDELNKTREELRKFNNEYKSLRSFLGTKNYDENELRNKIEQLEWQYQTMTLPPEVEKILINKIRSLESIYLNVKHLNELRARLEETRQRVPQLKERISRLSEELKQIIADYLRVKEEMQNLKAQRDELFQRIQSLRQERDSIRERANAYHQELLSLLQEEKSLREELERVSVLLKAKELSQHLEERKKLLYGKALEAYEKYKRGEALSLDEFKLLYEFNMLGSDLQKSS; encoded by the coding sequence ATGGCAGTAATTAACGAGGATGTACAAACACTAAGGCAACAGTTTCATGACCTCAGGAATAGGCTTCGAGAGCTCACTGAAAAGATCTCTGAAGTGCGCTCCAATAGGGACGTAGCAAACAGCGAAGTGAAGAAGCTCTCTGCGGAGATAAGAGCGCTCAGAGAGCAACTCCTGCAGATTAGACAGCAAATCTCTCAGCTCGCAGAGAAGAAGAAGGAACTATACGATAAACTCGTCGCAAAACGCGAGGAGCGTAGGAAGCTCATCGACGAGTTAAACAAAACTCGAGAGGAGTTGAGGAAGTTCAACAACGAGTACAAGTCGCTCAGAAGCTTTCTAGGCACTAAGAACTACGATGAAAACGAGCTCAGGAACAAAATTGAACAACTCGAGTGGCAGTACCAGACAATGACCCTGCCCCCTGAGGTTGAAAAAATCCTAATAAACAAGATCCGCAGTCTAGAGTCGATCTACCTCAACGTAAAACACTTAAATGAACTTAGAGCGCGACTTGAAGAGACGAGGCAACGCGTACCTCAGTTGAAGGAGCGGATATCGCGGCTCAGCGAGGAACTCAAACAGATAATAGCCGACTACCTCAGAGTAAAAGAAGAAATGCAAAACTTGAAGGCTCAGCGCGACGAGCTATTCCAGAGGATCCAAAGCCTGAGACAAGAAAGGGATAGCATTAGGGAGAGAGCTAACGCGTACCACCAGGAGCTCCTCTCGCTTCTTCAGGAGGAAAAGTCTCTCAGGGAAGAGTTGGAGAGGGTTTCAGTACTCCTGAAGGCGAAGGAGCTATCACAGCACCTGGAGGAGCGCAAGAAACTGCTCTACGGTAAAGCCTTAGAGGCCTACGAAAAGTACAAGAGGGGAGAGGCGCTATCCCTCGACGAATTTAAGCTACTCTACGAGTTTAACATGCTCGGCAGTGATCTCCAGAAGAGCTCCTAG
- a CDS encoding orotidine 5'-phosphate decarboxylase / HUMPS family protein, with the protein MPRRYSLQIAIDVVDESQALRIAGIVGDICRNRLVECDRLIVEAGTPLIKLLGLTILPKLKLASPGIPLVADLKIADVGKLEAGLAYGLQADSVSVLALAPRSTLKSVLETGIEYGKGVVVDFIGVSDLRTRAEVVVGLVREVSFPEEDLVFEFHRGIDEEKGRPAEEFFREVVHVAEYVRKTLPRSKIAVAGGLTPQLKQEIRALLEADIYVVGRYITSSPTVERILEFFNDRND; encoded by the coding sequence ATGCCACGTAGGTATAGTTTACAGATAGCAATCGATGTTGTAGACGAGTCTCAAGCATTGAGAATTGCAGGCATTGTCGGGGATATCTGTCGTAATAGGTTGGTTGAATGTGACAGGCTAATAGTAGAGGCTGGAACCCCCCTAATTAAACTACTTGGCCTGACGATATTGCCGAAGCTCAAATTAGCATCTCCGGGTATACCGCTAGTAGCTGACTTGAAAATAGCGGACGTCGGAAAACTCGAGGCGGGTCTGGCCTACGGTCTCCAGGCGGACAGCGTATCCGTCCTGGCTTTAGCTCCTAGGTCCACTTTGAAATCTGTCCTCGAGACAGGAATCGAGTACGGTAAAGGCGTTGTCGTGGACTTTATAGGCGTCTCAGATCTGAGGACGCGTGCAGAAGTCGTAGTGGGGCTCGTAAGAGAGGTGTCATTCCCAGAGGAAGACCTTGTATTCGAATTTCACCGCGGTATTGACGAGGAAAAAGGGAGGCCAGCAGAAGAGTTCTTCAGGGAGGTCGTGCACGTAGCAGAGTATGTCAGGAAAACTTTACCCAGATCTAAGATAGCCGTCGCGGGTGGGTTAACGCCGCAGTTAAAACAGGAAATTAGAGCACTGCTGGAGGCCGATATATATGTCGTGGGGAGGTACATTACTTCGAGCCCTACAGTTGAACGTATACTAGAGTTCTTTAATGATCGGAATGACTAG
- a CDS encoding ATP/GTP-binding protein has product MRMLVFIIGPAGSGKSTFTASFRDWLQSQEAPVSTVNLDPAVENLEYVPDVDIREHVFIRDVLEEYGLGPNGAIIAAVDMSIEHLPSIDKGIDSTPEGYVLLDTPGQMELFMFRQSGGIIVSSLCKSDRKCATAFLLDATLSTDPYSFVSQIFLAASVFYRLKLPLTILLNKIDVLSEAERERISAWISSPEILENEIARFPRDYDVQFSRSVVRLVLDFLDLVPIVMVSAKRSQNLDAVYFYLQQIYRGGEDFEYTTKD; this is encoded by the coding sequence ATGCGCATGCTAGTCTTCATAATCGGGCCCGCTGGGTCGGGCAAATCAACATTTACAGCTAGCTTCCGCGACTGGCTCCAGAGCCAAGAGGCGCCAGTCTCCACTGTAAACCTGGATCCTGCAGTAGAGAATCTCGAGTACGTTCCAGATGTAGATATTAGAGAACACGTTTTCATCAGAGACGTCCTAGAGGAATACGGACTTGGCCCTAATGGGGCTATCATTGCTGCGGTTGACATGTCGATAGAGCACCTACCATCGATAGATAAGGGAATAGACAGTACACCGGAGGGGTATGTTCTGCTAGATACGCCAGGCCAAATGGAGCTTTTCATGTTTAGGCAAAGTGGAGGCATCATTGTTAGTTCGTTGTGTAAAAGTGATAGGAAGTGTGCTACAGCATTCCTGCTAGACGCCACGCTTTCAACAGACCCATATAGCTTTGTATCGCAGATCTTCCTCGCAGCCTCTGTATTTTACCGTCTGAAACTGCCGCTCACTATTCTCCTGAATAAAATAGACGTGCTTTCTGAGGCCGAGAGAGAAAGAATATCAGCGTGGATTTCAAGCCCAGAGATACTTGAAAACGAGATAGCAAGGTTCCCGCGGGACTACGATGTACAATTCTCGAGGAGTGTCGTGCGGTTAGTACTAGACTTCCTAGACCTAGTACCAATAGTGATGGTTTCCGCGAAGAGAAGCCAGAATTTAGACGCAGTTTACTTCTATCTCCAGCAAATATATAGGGGCGGAGAAGACTTCGAGTATACGACCAAAGACTAG
- a CDS encoding helix-turn-helix transcriptional regulator: protein MASRSKASLSEESIEKLEETSVQFELLERKVLEAVKESGEAGILQKELWKRLSLDSRRGLRIIRKLEEQGLILREQVILHGRKTYIVRPALKLKKEVIIPDFLDEVPCFYCPSLAKCASGEVDFHNCPTLKRWLANE from the coding sequence ATGGCGTCGAGGTCCAAGGCCTCACTAAGCGAGGAGAGCATCGAGAAACTGGAGGAAACATCAGTGCAATTTGAACTGCTAGAGAGAAAAGTACTGGAGGCAGTGAAGGAATCCGGAGAGGCAGGAATACTACAGAAGGAGCTATGGAAGAGACTCAGCCTAGATAGTAGGAGGGGGCTTAGAATAATTCGTAAACTAGAAGAACAAGGGTTGATCCTGCGAGAGCAGGTCATCTTACATGGACGTAAAACATACATTGTTAGACCTGCCCTCAAGCTTAAAAAAGAAGTCATAATCCCAGACTTCCTCGACGAGGTTCCGTGCTTCTACTGCCCAAGTCTCGCGAAATGTGCGAGCGGTGAAGTCGACTTCCATAACTGTCCGACCCTGAAGAGGTGGCTCGCTAATGAGTGA
- the thpR gene encoding RNA 2',3'-cyclic phosphodiesterase, translated as MSERILRVFVAVKVDRPEVVAKIKVFQEELERAGLKAKFVEAENLHITLQFIGEIPQEKVQSIKVKLREVRASPFVMELEGVGAFPSLKNPRVVWIGVKRGAEELSQLAHKVSQAILATGVRVEREEFIPHLTIARVKAPLNGEARRIIEGNSATLFGEQDVTRFYLVKSTLTPRGSIYTDLAVYQLT; from the coding sequence ATGAGTGAGCGCATACTGAGGGTCTTTGTAGCCGTAAAGGTAGACAGGCCTGAAGTAGTAGCGAAGATTAAGGTTTTCCAGGAGGAACTAGAAAGGGCTGGATTAAAGGCTAAGTTCGTAGAGGCCGAAAACCTGCACATAACCTTACAATTCATAGGAGAAATACCACAGGAGAAGGTTCAAAGCATTAAGGTTAAACTGCGTGAAGTGAGGGCTAGCCCATTCGTGATGGAGCTAGAGGGTGTTGGGGCTTTTCCAAGCCTCAAGAATCCTAGGGTTGTCTGGATCGGCGTGAAGAGGGGTGCAGAGGAGCTGTCTCAGCTCGCCCACAAAGTCTCCCAGGCTATACTCGCGACAGGAGTTAGAGTTGAGCGAGAAGAGTTTATACCGCATCTAACAATTGCGCGGGTAAAAGCCCCGCTTAACGGCGAAGCCAGGAGAATAATTGAAGGGAATTCCGCGACACTGTTCGGCGAGCAGGATGTGACGAGATTCTACCTAGTAAAGAGCACTCTCACGCCCCGAGGATCTATATACACAGATCTTGCCGTGTACCAGTTAACATAG
- the cca gene encoding CCA tRNA nucleotidyltransferase — MTSAGCVEGNYPECLLKYFSRLEPSEEQREKISKVADQAIGTLHKIIESRELQNIIHEVSIHGSFARDTWLPEDVDIDIFILFDERVGVEDLRKITEALSAQLADRLGAELETRFAAHPYFVVKYRGVELELVPAYKVEKPEEMKSAVDRTPFHTDYVVSQLRKNPGLKRDIRIFKALLRRLNIYGAEAEVKGFSGYLSEVLIIHFGGLTPLLRAVAKWVPWRVVIPESAQKLRGSAPLVVLDPVDPRRNAAAAVGVEQLSKLIAFANTFTYKPEILCCILEDLEEEVEYTPDGDTLILRLRDHPPLVQDALAGKISRVLDSVTNTLQRYNFKVLRKLYLKLEDEHLLVFQLEALELPIYEKKIGPPVWHKNIINFLSKWASNLPAPFVEGDRAVVVAPRKIRRAIDTVKEVLRVYRGFEWEIHDAPSFLEGLAQDKKYMLLKALAGYEPWIICLRRCLGGSPS, encoded by the coding sequence ATGACTAGCGCAGGGTGCGTAGAGGGCAACTATCCTGAATGCCTTTTAAAGTACTTCTCAAGACTCGAACCCTCTGAGGAGCAGAGAGAAAAAATCTCAAAAGTTGCAGACCAGGCTATTGGGACTCTACATAAGATAATCGAGTCAAGGGAGCTTCAAAATATAATTCATGAGGTTTCGATACATGGATCCTTTGCCAGGGACACGTGGTTACCCGAGGACGTAGATATCGACATATTTATCTTGTTCGACGAGAGAGTAGGCGTTGAAGATCTACGCAAAATCACCGAGGCTCTAAGCGCCCAGCTCGCGGATAGGCTCGGAGCAGAGCTCGAGACACGCTTTGCCGCTCATCCCTATTTCGTAGTTAAATACCGGGGAGTAGAACTCGAGTTAGTACCAGCTTACAAGGTAGAAAAGCCGGAAGAGATGAAGTCTGCAGTGGATAGAACACCCTTCCACACGGACTATGTTGTCTCCCAACTGCGGAAGAATCCAGGCCTCAAGAGGGATATCCGCATATTTAAGGCCCTACTCCGCCGCCTCAATATCTACGGCGCTGAGGCAGAGGTTAAGGGATTCTCCGGCTACCTCTCAGAAGTCCTTATCATACACTTTGGAGGCCTCACCCCCCTCTTACGGGCTGTTGCTAAGTGGGTTCCGTGGAGAGTCGTTATCCCGGAAAGCGCGCAGAAGCTACGAGGCTCTGCGCCCCTAGTTGTACTCGACCCCGTTGATCCACGCCGTAATGCCGCGGCGGCAGTAGGAGTAGAGCAACTCTCGAAGCTTATAGCATTCGCAAACACATTCACATATAAGCCGGAAATTCTCTGCTGTATTTTAGAAGACTTGGAAGAAGAAGTAGAATATACTCCAGACGGAGATACCCTTATCTTACGATTAAGGGATCACCCTCCTCTCGTCCAGGATGCGCTAGCTGGGAAGATTAGCAGGGTACTTGACTCCGTTACGAATACGTTACAAAGGTACAATTTTAAAGTGTTGAGGAAACTCTACCTCAAATTGGAAGATGAACATCTATTAGTTTTCCAGCTCGAGGCACTCGAGCTCCCAATTTACGAGAAGAAAATAGGCCCACCCGTCTGGCATAAGAACATTATAAATTTCCTCAGTAAGTGGGCATCGAATCTGCCAGCCCCTTTCGTTGAGGGCGACAGAGCAGTAGTTGTGGCGCCTAGAAAAATTCGCAGGGCAATTGACACAGTAAAAGAGGTGTTGAGGGTCTATAGGGGGTTTGAGTGGGAAATACATGACGCCCCCTCCTTCCTAGAGGGGCTTGCACAGGATAAGAAGTACATGCTACTCAAGGCATTAGCGGGGTACGAGCCTTGGATTATATGTTTGAGGAGATGTTTAGGTGGCTCCCCGTCATAG
- a CDS encoding Lrp/AsnC family transcriptional regulator — protein MSSKILTEKQIELLKYLFKKSKPLRVFTVTETQNRIAKDLGISRQALNAHLKKLRELGFLRTGRGFLDLTDKSLQVLGKQSGEAIITLKIEPTKRLQIYSALRDLPVEKVYRVTGEIDVIVHVSQSILDDILNKINTLDGVRETRTYVVIETVK, from the coding sequence GTGAGTTCAAAAATACTAACCGAGAAACAGATTGAGTTGTTGAAGTATCTGTTCAAAAAGAGCAAGCCTCTGAGGGTATTCACAGTAACGGAGACGCAGAACAGGATTGCAAAAGACCTTGGCATATCTAGGCAGGCTTTAAACGCACATCTAAAGAAATTGCGGGAACTCGGATTCCTGCGAACGGGAAGAGGGTTCCTAGACTTAACGGATAAATCACTGCAAGTACTCGGAAAGCAGAGCGGGGAGGCTATAATCACCTTAAAGATAGAGCCTACAAAAAGGTTACAAATTTACTCTGCTCTTCGTGACCTACCCGTTGAGAAGGTCTATAGGGTTACGGGAGAAATTGATGTCATCGTCCACGTCTCGCAGTCAATACTGGACGATATTCTAAACAAGATTAATACGCTTGATGGCGTACGTGAGACCAGAACCTACGTTGTGATAGAGACAGTAAAGTAG
- a CDS encoding SAM-dependent methyltransferase, whose amino-acid sequence MSITVPFVPSPVEVIKRAFQIAELKPGELVLDPGCGDGRSLVIATKEFGARGVGIEIRKDLLETAMRNIVAAGVQDKVLLIHGSFYDVSFPPADVVFLYLLTSVNERLRPKLERELKPTTRVVSHDFEVTGWKPVKSVTVEEGGRTHKIYYYIVGESKRGV is encoded by the coding sequence GTGAGTATAACTGTACCGTTTGTCCCAAGTCCGGTAGAAGTCATAAAGAGAGCTTTCCAAATCGCCGAGCTTAAGCCCGGCGAACTTGTCTTGGATCCCGGCTGTGGAGATGGGCGCTCGTTGGTTATAGCCACAAAGGAATTTGGTGCAAGAGGAGTAGGCATAGAGATAAGGAAAGATCTCCTAGAGACTGCCATGAGGAACATCGTGGCTGCCGGAGTGCAGGACAAGGTGCTACTAATACACGGTAGCTTCTATGATGTGAGTTTTCCTCCGGCGGATGTAGTTTTCCTGTACTTGTTGACTTCTGTCAACGAGCGTCTTAGACCAAAACTTGAGCGGGAGCTCAAGCCGACAACGCGCGTTGTTTCCCATGATTTCGAGGTGACCGGGTGGAAGCCTGTCAAGAGTGTCACGGTAGAGGAGGGCGGGAGGACGCATAAAATCTATTATTATATTGTCGGAGAAAGTAAGAGGGGGGTGTAG
- a CDS encoding RpoL/Rpb11 RNA polymerase subunit family protein, producing the protein MPEEVTVVVESLSKDLLEVKISGEGHTLLNMLVDELNKNPHVMASYRVDHPLLGVAHLLISTDGTVTPLEALRAATDSLRNKLAALREQLRAQVS; encoded by the coding sequence ATGCCAGAAGAAGTCACGGTCGTCGTCGAGAGCTTGTCTAAGGATCTACTCGAGGTCAAAATCTCGGGCGAGGGGCACACGCTTCTCAACATGCTCGTAGATGAGTTAAACAAGAACCCTCACGTTATGGCGAGTTACAGGGTAGACCATCCCCTGCTTGGAGTAGCACACCTACTAATCAGTACTGACGGTACGGTTACACCCCTAGAAGCGCTTCGTGCCGCTACAGACTCCCTTAGGAACAAACTCGCGGCTCTACGTGAACAGCTACGAGCCCAAGTGAGCTAA
- a CDS encoding ribonuclease III family protein has translation MASKELARLGDALVNFVVSAALSLASGRAQGEKVPRQTLREAYRLSKLSTTALPYHCDPAESVEALLGYAWIRKCLSSEFAVELIYNRLSKGDALEKALAFLVDYVLNSCLRG, from the coding sequence CTGGCTAGCAAGGAGCTCGCCCGTCTCGGCGACGCCTTAGTGAACTTTGTAGTCTCTGCTGCTTTATCTCTGGCGTCGGGGAGAGCCCAGGGAGAAAAAGTTCCGCGCCAGACTCTTAGGGAGGCCTATAGGCTTTCAAAACTGTCTACGACTGCCTTGCCATACCATTGTGATCCGGCAGAGAGCGTAGAAGCGCTTTTAGGCTACGCTTGGATTAGAAAGTGCCTCTCTAGCGAGTTTGCAGTGGAACTCATTTATAACCGGCTGTCCAAGGGAGATGCTTTGGAAAAAGCTTTGGCATTTCTCGTAGACTACGTCCTAAACAGCTGTTTGAGAGGCTGA
- a CDS encoding 30S ribosomal protein S30e: MPSHGSLTKAGKVRNATPKIPPKPKKNLTPRRRNFRNYKRRVLYASASQTAV; this comes from the coding sequence ATGCCGTCCCACGGTAGCCTTACAAAGGCTGGGAAAGTTAGAAATGCTACCCCGAAAATCCCTCCAAAGCCTAAGAAAAACCTCACCCCACGGAGGCGGAACTTTAGGAACTACAAACGTAGGGTCTTGTATGCCTCAGCCTCTCAAACAGCTGTTTAG
- the gatD gene encoding Glu-tRNA(Gln) amidotransferase subunit GatD yields MESGYSQKLRDLLASSGVGIFDMVLVRLRDGVMLRGIILPRPQVGDQGSLVLKLDNGYNVGIAAERILEIKLLEKGARAQPLTEKTHSLRASGESVYFIGTGGTIASRVDYVTGAVYPYFSAEELYSMIPELEDIAVVTSETLFNIFSEDMTPQHWSTIARKIGEVYKLKAPSGIVVAHGTDTMHYSASAIAFAVHQAPGSIVFTGAQRSSDRPSSDSALNVVGAALTAVKAPFAESVIAMHGSVNDDILLVHRGVRARKMHTSRRDAFMSINSLPLARVDPFTREVKMLQSEYKTRSDSVEIYPDFSPKVALVKFYPGMDPSLLEFYREKGYTGLVIEGTGLGHINSNLVPTIGSLVRDGIIVVISSQCLWGSVNLNVYRTGVELLKAGAIPAGNMLPEVAYVKLSWVLGQTSDIEEAQKLFKTNIAYELSERDEYRHYPGAMGWW; encoded by the coding sequence ATGGAGAGTGGGTACAGCCAGAAGTTGAGAGACCTGCTCGCTAGCTCCGGCGTGGGCATTTTTGATATGGTGCTAGTACGATTGAGAGACGGAGTGATGCTGAGAGGTATAATCCTGCCACGCCCACAGGTGGGGGATCAAGGCTCTCTTGTTCTTAAGCTTGACAACGGATATAATGTCGGCATAGCGGCTGAGCGTATACTCGAGATAAAATTACTTGAGAAGGGCGCCAGGGCACAACCCCTAACAGAGAAAACCCACAGCTTAAGGGCTTCTGGGGAGAGCGTGTACTTTATAGGAACTGGTGGTACTATAGCTTCAAGGGTCGATTACGTTACAGGTGCTGTCTACCCCTATTTCTCCGCAGAGGAGCTATACTCGATGATCCCGGAACTGGAGGATATTGCCGTCGTAACGAGCGAAACTCTCTTCAACATCTTCAGCGAAGATATGACCCCGCAGCACTGGTCCACGATAGCCAGGAAAATAGGAGAAGTGTACAAGCTGAAAGCCCCGTCTGGGATAGTTGTCGCGCACGGGACTGACACAATGCACTACTCGGCGTCTGCTATAGCATTCGCTGTGCACCAGGCACCAGGTTCAATCGTCTTCACGGGCGCTCAGAGGTCGTCAGATAGGCCCTCGAGCGACTCTGCCCTTAACGTCGTCGGGGCAGCTCTTACAGCGGTTAAGGCTCCTTTCGCGGAGTCGGTCATAGCAATGCACGGGTCTGTGAACGACGACATACTTCTTGTTCACCGCGGCGTCAGGGCGAGAAAAATGCATACAAGTAGGAGGGACGCTTTTATGAGCATAAATAGCTTGCCTCTAGCCAGGGTAGATCCTTTTACTAGAGAGGTGAAGATGCTACAAAGCGAGTACAAGACTCGTTCTGACTCGGTAGAAATTTACCCCGACTTCAGTCCTAAAGTAGCGTTGGTGAAATTTTATCCCGGAATGGATCCCTCACTTCTCGAATTTTATCGAGAGAAAGGCTACACTGGATTAGTAATCGAGGGGACGGGGCTCGGGCATATAAACAGTAATCTTGTACCTACAATAGGTTCCTTGGTTAGAGACGGGATAATAGTCGTAATTTCGTCCCAATGCCTCTGGGGCTCGGTGAATTTAAATGTCTATAGGACAGGAGTCGAGCTCCTAAAGGCCGGCGCAATCCCTGCTGGGAACATGTTGCCCGAAGTTGCGTACGTCAAGCTGAGCTGGGTTCTCGGACAAACAAGTGACATTGAGGAAGCTCAGAAACTTTTCAAGACTAATATTGCCTATGAACTCTCTGAGAGAGATGAGTATAGACACTACCCGGGAGCTATGGGGTGGTGGTAG